In one window of Ptiloglossa arizonensis isolate GNS036 chromosome 5, iyPtiAriz1_principal, whole genome shotgun sequence DNA:
- the Arpc4 gene encoding actin-related protein 2/3 complex, subunit 4 has translation MSGTLKPYLTAVRRTLTAAMCLENFSSQIVEKHNKPEVEVRASKELLLTPILISRNEKEKVLIESSINSMRVSIAVKQADDLEKILCHNFTRFMTMRAEHFVILRRKPVEGYDISFLITNIHVEQMYKHKIVDFVIHFMEEIDREISEMKLSMNARARICAEEFLKRF, from the exons ATG TCAGGAACGTTGAAGCCTTATCTCACAGCAGTGAGGCGAACACTCACTGCTGCAATGTGTCTCGAGAATTTTTCATCCCAAATTGTGGAGAAACATAATAAGCCGGAAGTGGAAGTAAGAGCTAGCAAGGAGCTTCTTCTGACTCCGATATTGATAAGTAGAAATGAGAAGGAAAAGGTACTCATCGAGTCCAGTATAAACAGTATGAGAGTAAGCATCGCTGTCAAACAGGCGGATGATTTAGAAAAGATTCTGTGTCACAATTTCACAAGATTCATGACAATGAGAGCGGAACATTTTGTTATTCTCAGGAGGAAACCGGTAGAG GGTTACGACATTAGTTTTTTAATCACAAACATCCATGTAGAACAAATGTACAAACACAAAATTGTAGACTTTGTCATCCATTTCATGGAAGAGATCGACAGAGAGATCAGTGAGATGAAACTATCGATGAATGCCAGAGCTCGTATTTGCGCAGAAGAATTCTTGAAAAGG ttttAA
- the LOC143146627 gene encoding uncharacterized protein LOC143146627 isoform X1, whose amino-acid sequence MVVCKYYRQGNCRYGQYCQFEHINTFGANNKVDSYNEDEYTAVAVAKEVLSAERGGQWLLSCFAPLKHCPCIPGMEDLSPEEVRWKMYEAQKNGMVEQAKIRFQQLCQDMKAKREVLKNPTRATIAMLKELQATGQKGKLTTGGNTAGKSSNFSFATPQLGVPGNTSTSNVFGNKTTFGSQVNPFSGGFASPNTTSIFGRTNTTSNPVFGSNPPFGNALGCFNSGTNTSSVFGGTTNTTGATIFNSGQNPQSFGTNNSIFGTGTQQSVFGQPSVFGTSSAVNNVFTRPQTSQSTTSAFNTGATSSPSLFSGSSTSQPSMSLFGRAKTTTANPFGGSSTLQTTNPLFGTTPSSGTFSSGIFSQQKTGPAFGGAPVFGGGANFGSTPAPIFGEQPTFVSSSSIFGGPSTTTPTFSSAAQSTNAFGVTATTPAVNLFGNTQSPAPAISTPNASPFSTTTPTTSSPFAPATSQFETTNSTTSPFSRPTFGMATGTATKTFGTTVTSSGTPFSTTNTGITFGTPSTTTPLFTTSTFGDLKSSPFATTNTTVTTTTTNPFALKTQQITSPFGNFAESNPANTVTVSSTGFGKSPFGGTVTTAFIDDSVYSIEGQLTDDEKSMYLAEKFSFGKIPLKPPTKDIR is encoded by the exons ATGgttgtttgtaaatattatcgaCAAGGCAATTGCCGTTATGGACAGTACTGTCAATTCGAACATATAAATACTTTTG GAGCAAATAACAAAGTTGACTCTTACAATGAGGATGAGTATACAGC GGTTGCGGTTGCAAAAGAGGTACTCAGTGCTGAAAGAGGAGGACAATGGTTGCTATCATGTTTTGCACCTCTCAAACACTGTCCATGCATTCCGGGCATGGAAGATCTTTCTCCGGAAGAAGTACGATGGAAAATGTATGAAGCACAAAAAAATGGGATGGTGGAACAAGCG aaAATACGTTTTCAACAACTGTGTCAAGACATGAAGGCTAAACGAGAAGTCTTAAAAAATCCTACTCGTGCAACAATAGCCATGCTG aaAGAACTTCAAGCAACAGGTCAAAAAGGTAAATTAACCACGGGTGGAAATACAGCTGGGAAATCGTCCAATTTTTCATTTGCAACTCCTCAATTAGGAGTCCCTGGCAATACTTCAACTTCCAATGTCTTTGGGAATAAAACAACGTTTGGAAGCCAGGTCAATCCATTCAGTGGAGGTTTTGCTTCTCCAAATACTACATCGATATTTGGAAGGACAAATACCACTTCGAATCCTGTATTTGGTAGCAACCCACCTTTTGGCAATGCTTTAGGATGTTTCAACAGTGGAACCAATACTAGTTCTGTATTTGGTGGAACTACAAATACTACTGGggcaacaatttttaattcaggACAAAACCCGCAATCTTTTGGAACAAACAATTCAATTTTTGGTACAGGAACTCAGCAATCTGTTTTCGGACAGCCTAGTGTATTTGGAACGTCCAGTGCAGTGAACAATGTCTTTACCAGACCCCAAACGTCGCAATCAACGACATCAGCGTTTAACACTGGAGCAACATCCTCCCCGTCATTGTTCAGCGGCAGTTCCACATCTCAACCTAGCATGTCTCTATTTGGAAGAGCCAAAACAACTACCGCTAATCCATTTGGTGGTTCCTCGACATTACAAACTACGAACCCTCTCTTTGGAACGACCCCGTCATCAGGAACGTTCAGCTCTGGAATATTCTCTCAACAGAAAACGGGACCTGCTTTTGGAGGAGCGCCTGTTTTCGGTGGTGGAGCAAATTTCGGAAGTACACCTGCACCGATATTTGGTGAACAACCGACGTTTGTTAGTTCTAGCAGTATCTTCGGTGGTCCCAGTACCACAACACCGACCTTCAGTTCTGCGGCTCAATCAACAAACGCTTTCGGGGTTACCGCAACCACACCTGCTGTGAACTTATTTGGAAATACCCAAAGCCCTGCACCTGCTATATCCACACCTAACGCGTCTCCATTTAGTACAACTACGCCTACGACTAGCAGTCCTTTTGCCCCCGCAACTTCACAATTTGAAACCACTAATTCGACCACCAGTCCTTTCTCAAGACCCACATTTGGCATGGCCACAGGGACTGCCACTAAAACTTTCGGTACTACCGTTACGTCTTCTGGTACGCCGTTCAGCACTACGAATACCGGAATCACATTTGGAACACCTAGTACAACAACCCCACTTTTTACAACGTCCACATTCGGTGACTTGAAGAGTTCTCCATTTGCTACCACAAATACTACAGTcacaactacaactacaaacCCTTTTGCTCTGAAAACGCAGCAGATCACCTCGCCATTTGGTAATTTCGCTGAAAGCAATCCGGCTAATACGGTTACAGTCTCTTCAACCGGATTCGGGAAATCACCGTTTGGTGGTACGGTGACAACGGCTTTTATCGATGATAGTGTATACTCGATTGAAGGTCAATTAACAGATGATGAAAAGAGCATGTATTTAGCAGAGAAATTTAGCTTTGGTAAGATTCCACTGAAGCCACCTACCAAAGATATAAGGTAA
- the LOC143146627 gene encoding uncharacterized protein LOC143146627 isoform X2: protein MVVCKYYRQGNCRYGQYCQFEHINTFGANNKVDSYNEDEYTAVAVAKEVLSAERGGQWLLSCFAPLKHCPCIPGMEDLSPEEVRWKMYEAQKNGMVEQAKIRFQQLCQDMKAKREVLKNPTRATIAMLKELQATGQKGVPGNTSTSNVFGNKTTFGSQVNPFSGGFASPNTTSIFGRTNTTSNPVFGSNPPFGNALGCFNSGTNTSSVFGGTTNTTGATIFNSGQNPQSFGTNNSIFGTGTQQSVFGQPSVFGTSSAVNNVFTRPQTSQSTTSAFNTGATSSPSLFSGSSTSQPSMSLFGRAKTTTANPFGGSSTLQTTNPLFGTTPSSGTFSSGIFSQQKTGPAFGGAPVFGGGANFGSTPAPIFGEQPTFVSSSSIFGGPSTTTPTFSSAAQSTNAFGVTATTPAVNLFGNTQSPAPAISTPNASPFSTTTPTTSSPFAPATSQFETTNSTTSPFSRPTFGMATGTATKTFGTTVTSSGTPFSTTNTGITFGTPSTTTPLFTTSTFGDLKSSPFATTNTTVTTTTTNPFALKTQQITSPFGNFAESNPANTVTVSSTGFGKSPFGGTVTTAFIDDSVYSIEGQLTDDEKSMYLAEKFSFGKIPLKPPTKDIR from the exons ATGgttgtttgtaaatattatcgaCAAGGCAATTGCCGTTATGGACAGTACTGTCAATTCGAACATATAAATACTTTTG GAGCAAATAACAAAGTTGACTCTTACAATGAGGATGAGTATACAGC GGTTGCGGTTGCAAAAGAGGTACTCAGTGCTGAAAGAGGAGGACAATGGTTGCTATCATGTTTTGCACCTCTCAAACACTGTCCATGCATTCCGGGCATGGAAGATCTTTCTCCGGAAGAAGTACGATGGAAAATGTATGAAGCACAAAAAAATGGGATGGTGGAACAAGCG aaAATACGTTTTCAACAACTGTGTCAAGACATGAAGGCTAAACGAGAAGTCTTAAAAAATCCTACTCGTGCAACAATAGCCATGCTG aaAGAACTTCAAGCAACAGGTCAAAAAG GAGTCCCTGGCAATACTTCAACTTCCAATGTCTTTGGGAATAAAACAACGTTTGGAAGCCAGGTCAATCCATTCAGTGGAGGTTTTGCTTCTCCAAATACTACATCGATATTTGGAAGGACAAATACCACTTCGAATCCTGTATTTGGTAGCAACCCACCTTTTGGCAATGCTTTAGGATGTTTCAACAGTGGAACCAATACTAGTTCTGTATTTGGTGGAACTACAAATACTACTGGggcaacaatttttaattcaggACAAAACCCGCAATCTTTTGGAACAAACAATTCAATTTTTGGTACAGGAACTCAGCAATCTGTTTTCGGACAGCCTAGTGTATTTGGAACGTCCAGTGCAGTGAACAATGTCTTTACCAGACCCCAAACGTCGCAATCAACGACATCAGCGTTTAACACTGGAGCAACATCCTCCCCGTCATTGTTCAGCGGCAGTTCCACATCTCAACCTAGCATGTCTCTATTTGGAAGAGCCAAAACAACTACCGCTAATCCATTTGGTGGTTCCTCGACATTACAAACTACGAACCCTCTCTTTGGAACGACCCCGTCATCAGGAACGTTCAGCTCTGGAATATTCTCTCAACAGAAAACGGGACCTGCTTTTGGAGGAGCGCCTGTTTTCGGTGGTGGAGCAAATTTCGGAAGTACACCTGCACCGATATTTGGTGAACAACCGACGTTTGTTAGTTCTAGCAGTATCTTCGGTGGTCCCAGTACCACAACACCGACCTTCAGTTCTGCGGCTCAATCAACAAACGCTTTCGGGGTTACCGCAACCACACCTGCTGTGAACTTATTTGGAAATACCCAAAGCCCTGCACCTGCTATATCCACACCTAACGCGTCTCCATTTAGTACAACTACGCCTACGACTAGCAGTCCTTTTGCCCCCGCAACTTCACAATTTGAAACCACTAATTCGACCACCAGTCCTTTCTCAAGACCCACATTTGGCATGGCCACAGGGACTGCCACTAAAACTTTCGGTACTACCGTTACGTCTTCTGGTACGCCGTTCAGCACTACGAATACCGGAATCACATTTGGAACACCTAGTACAACAACCCCACTTTTTACAACGTCCACATTCGGTGACTTGAAGAGTTCTCCATTTGCTACCACAAATACTACAGTcacaactacaactacaaacCCTTTTGCTCTGAAAACGCAGCAGATCACCTCGCCATTTGGTAATTTCGCTGAAAGCAATCCGGCTAATACGGTTACAGTCTCTTCAACCGGATTCGGGAAATCACCGTTTGGTGGTACGGTGACAACGGCTTTTATCGATGATAGTGTATACTCGATTGAAGGTCAATTAACAGATGATGAAAAGAGCATGTATTTAGCAGAGAAATTTAGCTTTGGTAAGATTCCACTGAAGCCACCTACCAAAGATATAAGGTAA